From the Xenorhabdus ishibashii genome, one window contains:
- the cobU gene encoding bifunctional adenosylcobinamide kinase/adenosylcobinamide-phosphate guanylyltransferase translates to MILVTGGARSGKSTHAERQLAKRCEQVLYIATAQVTDEEMAARIVRHKQERPAHWRTWEGHQHVGTVIRRHRQSQEGVILECVTTLIANLLFDLSGGISPDELDFALMEASIQHQIDDVIDASLLCPLPVYLVTNELGMGITPENRLARHFVDIAGRANQKLAHAAKEVWLMVSGIGVKIK, encoded by the coding sequence ATGATTTTGGTGACAGGCGGTGCCCGTAGTGGCAAGAGCACCCACGCTGAACGCCAGCTCGCTAAACGGTGCGAGCAGGTATTGTATATCGCGACGGCACAAGTCACGGATGAAGAGATGGCGGCTCGTATTGTGCGGCATAAACAGGAACGTCCGGCACATTGGCGAACCTGGGAAGGTCATCAACATGTAGGGACGGTTATCCGCCGACATCGCCAATCCCAAGAGGGCGTTATACTAGAGTGTGTTACCACATTAATTGCCAACTTGTTGTTTGACTTATCGGGTGGTATATCACCTGATGAACTTGATTTCGCTTTAATGGAAGCGAGTATTCAACATCAGATCGATGACGTGATTGATGCTAGTTTACTGTGTCCGTTGCCAGTATATTTGGTGACCAACGAATTGGGAATGGGCATTACACCTGAAAACCGGTTGGCACGCCATTTTGTCGATATTGCTGGACGTGCAAACCAAAAACTGGCACATGCGGCTAAAGAAGTCTGGCTGATGGTTTCGGGCATTGGAGTGAAGATCAAATGA